From the genome of Thermoflexus hugenholtzii, one region includes:
- a CDS encoding glycoside hydrolase family 3 N-terminal domain-containing protein, whose amino-acid sequence MARWIRWLLLVSLALGPLDVAPAVAQGGEDEFIARLLAQMPPEAKVGQLFLITLPGPVARPDHPLRSLLETQRIGGVILSPEQGNFSNVGATASELFSITVSLQQQAAGLTPFIPLFIGLRQQGDGPPGSAWTSGAMPLPSPLALGATWNPDRVQAVGRSLGEELRAVGINLLLGPPLEVLLEPRPDLGDAGVQTFGGDPHWVSRMARAYLSGLAEGSEGRLLVVPGAFPGEGRAYGREERVAVLTREDLAAFDLVPFITLMRTSTESGRPLLRAVQVSTMRVRGFGGSAQEWTRPLTVDGAALGALLALPEIKAWREGGGVLLSPPLGLPVIRNLYVDERGEVDFRRAALEAFLAGNDLIWLGALHPDPQEAARQAAAIIAFFREKYSTDLAFQNLVNSAVARILRLKYGLYPGFSAPMVLPTSANLPQTVATPAHLQIVRQALEEALVRLHPRETGPVPIPQPGETFLVLVDGRTARACAACPEQRLLPTEMLTRALMTASGEALDATRITVRTFAEALAFLSRAPEAPDLQPEFERATWVLIVALDERPEDPASSLPHLLLSERTDLLAGKQVVFWSLGPLYPLTAREVSRLSRYEALWTHVPPAVEIMARALFGALNPRSRAPLSIAALGYNLADRLRPDPNQVIPLGAGPREGTVSGTPAPVTVRVGETLRVWAGPIRDRDGYLVPDGTPVAFTGVYSGQGSIGPFVVGTRDGFAEVDIPLDREGMLEIRAVSEPARLSYRLQLQIAKNQPGRIATVVPPTPTAPPEPTRTPIPSPTPTPAAPSRPGRGLGPGLAGWSIFGWSALAILGVSGLSFRLGRRRDLDRAWRAALLGFIAGWSVYSLLLFGSTTLPIPELPRILPLTAGATALLIGGLAALIPSGER is encoded by the coding sequence GTGGCTCGATGGATCCGGTGGCTTCTCCTCGTGAGCCTGGCCCTGGGGCCGTTGGACGTGGCTCCGGCCGTCGCGCAGGGGGGCGAGGATGAGTTCATCGCCCGCCTGCTGGCTCAGATGCCGCCGGAGGCCAAAGTAGGGCAGCTCTTCCTGATCACCCTCCCCGGCCCGGTGGCCCGCCCGGATCATCCGCTGCGATCGCTGCTGGAGACGCAGCGCATCGGCGGGGTGATCCTGAGCCCCGAGCAGGGGAACTTCTCCAACGTGGGAGCCACCGCTTCGGAGCTGTTCTCCATCACCGTTTCCCTGCAACAACAGGCCGCCGGGCTCACCCCATTCATCCCGCTGTTCATCGGCCTGCGCCAGCAGGGAGATGGCCCTCCCGGCTCCGCCTGGACCTCCGGGGCGATGCCGCTTCCCTCCCCCCTGGCCCTCGGCGCCACGTGGAATCCGGACCGGGTGCAGGCGGTGGGGCGGTCCCTGGGGGAGGAGCTCCGGGCGGTCGGCATCAATTTGCTCCTGGGCCCTCCCCTGGAAGTGTTGCTGGAGCCCCGGCCGGACCTCGGGGATGCAGGGGTGCAGACCTTCGGAGGGGATCCCCACTGGGTGAGCCGCATGGCCCGGGCGTATCTGAGCGGCCTCGCGGAAGGAAGCGAGGGCCGGCTTCTCGTCGTCCCGGGCGCGTTCCCCGGCGAGGGGCGCGCCTACGGGCGGGAGGAACGGGTAGCGGTCCTCACCCGGGAGGATCTGGCCGCCTTTGATCTGGTCCCCTTCATCACGCTGATGCGCACGTCCACCGAATCCGGCCGCCCGCTGTTGCGCGCCGTCCAGGTCTCCACGATGCGGGTGCGGGGCTTCGGAGGAAGCGCTCAGGAATGGACCCGTCCCCTAACGGTGGATGGGGCGGCGCTGGGCGCTCTGCTGGCGTTGCCGGAGATCAAGGCCTGGCGGGAAGGCGGAGGCGTCCTCCTCTCCCCGCCTCTGGGACTTCCGGTGATCCGCAACCTGTATGTCGATGAGCGGGGGGAGGTGGATTTCCGGCGTGCGGCGCTGGAGGCCTTCCTGGCCGGGAACGATCTGATCTGGCTGGGGGCGCTCCACCCGGATCCCCAGGAGGCTGCCCGTCAGGCGGCGGCGATCATCGCCTTTTTCCGGGAGAAATACTCCACCGATCTGGCGTTCCAGAACCTGGTCAACAGCGCCGTGGCCCGCATCCTGCGCCTGAAGTATGGCCTTTACCCGGGCTTCAGCGCCCCGATGGTGCTCCCCACTTCTGCGAACCTTCCCCAGACCGTCGCGACCCCCGCTCACCTCCAGATCGTGCGCCAGGCCCTGGAGGAGGCCCTCGTCCGCCTGCACCCCCGCGAAACCGGTCCGGTGCCCATCCCGCAGCCTGGGGAGACCTTCCTGGTGCTGGTGGACGGGCGGACGGCCCGGGCCTGCGCCGCGTGCCCGGAGCAACGGCTGTTGCCCACAGAGATGCTCACGCGGGCCCTCATGACGGCCAGCGGGGAGGCCCTCGACGCGACCCGGATCACGGTGCGCACCTTTGCGGAAGCCCTCGCCTTCCTTTCCCGGGCGCCCGAAGCGCCGGACCTGCAGCCGGAGTTCGAGCGGGCAACGTGGGTGCTGATCGTCGCCCTGGACGAGCGCCCGGAGGATCCGGCCTCCAGCCTGCCGCATCTCCTGCTCAGCGAGCGGACGGATCTGCTGGCCGGCAAGCAGGTGGTCTTCTGGAGCCTCGGGCCGCTGTATCCGTTGACCGCCCGGGAGGTGAGCCGGCTGAGCCGCTACGAAGCGCTCTGGACGCACGTGCCTCCCGCGGTGGAGATCATGGCCCGGGCCCTCTTCGGCGCCTTGAACCCCCGGAGTCGCGCGCCCCTTTCCATCGCGGCCCTTGGCTATAACCTGGCGGACCGCCTGCGGCCGGATCCCAATCAGGTGATCCCCCTGGGGGCAGGCCCACGGGAAGGGACCGTCTCCGGAACCCCGGCCCCCGTGACCGTCCGGGTTGGGGAGACGTTACGCGTCTGGGCCGGGCCGATCCGCGACCGGGATGGATACCTGGTTCCGGACGGCACGCCGGTTGCCTTCACCGGCGTTTATTCCGGTCAGGGGAGCATCGGGCCCTTCGTCGTGGGAACCCGGGATGGGTTCGCGGAGGTGGACATCCCGCTGGATCGGGAGGGGATGCTGGAGATCCGGGCGGTGAGCGAGCCGGCGCGCCTCTCCTACCGGTTGCAGCTCCAGATTGCGAAGAACCAGCCGGGCCGCATCGCCACGGTGGTCCCGCCGACGCCCACCGCTCCGCCCGAGCCGACCCGGACGCCGATCCCCTCGCCCACGCCCACGCCTGCGGCCCCGTCGCGCCCGGGCCGGGGTCTGGGGCCGGGCCTGGCAGGGTGGTCGATCTTCGGATGGAGCGCGCTGGCCATCCTGGGGGTCAGCGGCCTGTCCTTCCGGCTGGGCCGACGCCGGGATCTGGATCGCGCGTGGCGGGCCGCCCTGCTCGGCTTCATCGCCGGTTGGTCCGTCTACTCCTTGTTGCTCTTCGGATCCACGACGCTGCCCATCCCGGAGCTCCCCAGGATCCTCCCGCTAACGGCTGGAGCGACGGCCCTCTTGATCGGAGGGCTTGCGGCCCTCATCCCTTCGGGAGAACGCTGA
- a CDS encoding enoyl-CoA hydratase-related protein → MAYETLQYEVQEGIATITLNRPDVLNAFNEQMFRELQDVLRAVERDEAVRVVIVTGAGRGFCAGQDLAEMRARYERPEEAMSIGEHLRSRYNPLILRIRNTEKPFIAAINGVAAGAGCSLALACDLRVMAETASFVFNAFAKIALIPDSGSTWFLPHLAGYARAFEAATLIDRLDASRALAWGLVNAVVPPDQVMPTAQEWAARLRELPARAVGFLKRALNRALTFTLEQSLDYEAHLQEVAARTPEHRERVEAFLRRRG, encoded by the coding sequence ATGGCCTATGAGACGCTGCAGTATGAGGTTCAGGAGGGAATCGCCACCATCACCCTGAACCGACCGGATGTCCTCAACGCTTTCAACGAGCAGATGTTCCGGGAATTGCAGGACGTCCTGCGGGCGGTGGAGCGGGACGAGGCGGTCCGCGTGGTGATCGTGACCGGGGCCGGCCGGGGGTTCTGCGCCGGGCAGGACTTGGCGGAGATGCGGGCGCGCTACGAGCGGCCGGAAGAGGCGATGTCCATCGGCGAGCATCTGCGCAGCCGCTACAATCCCCTGATCCTGCGCATCCGCAACACGGAGAAGCCCTTCATCGCCGCCATCAACGGGGTGGCGGCGGGCGCGGGCTGCAGCCTGGCCCTGGCCTGCGACCTGCGGGTGATGGCGGAGACGGCCTCCTTCGTCTTCAACGCCTTCGCCAAGATCGCCCTGATCCCCGATTCGGGCTCCACCTGGTTCCTGCCCCATCTGGCCGGATACGCCCGGGCCTTCGAGGCGGCCACCCTCATCGATCGGCTGGACGCTTCCCGAGCCCTGGCCTGGGGGCTGGTCAACGCGGTGGTCCCGCCGGACCAGGTGATGCCGACGGCCCAGGAGTGGGCGGCCCGGCTGCGGGAGCTGCCGGCCCGGGCGGTGGGGTTCCTGAAGCGGGCCCTCAACCGGGCGCTGACCTTCACGCTGGAGCAGTCCCTCGATTATGAGGCCCATCTCCAGGAGGTGGCCGCCCGCACGCCGGAGCACCGAGAGCGCGTGGAGGCCTTCCTCCGCCGACGGGGATGA
- a CDS encoding 3-hydroxyacyl-CoA dehydrogenase family protein has translation MERVGIIGAGTMGRGIAYVALTHGAEVVLYDVVEEALERARAQIEGWLQEALAKGRLAEAEARNARERLRLSDRLEALAEAEVVIEAAPEDLNLKQEVFRRLDDLCPPTAILASNTSSLSITALGAATRRPERVAGMHFFNPAPVMRLVEVVRGLATSEETVRALVDLARRWGKTPVVVKDTPGFIVNRVARPFYLEALRLVGEGVADPSTVDRIMRTLGFRMGPFELMDLIGLDVNLAVSESVYRAFFEEPRFRPHPLQRQMVQAGRLGRKTGKGWYDYEGSPA, from the coding sequence ATGGAGCGCGTGGGGATCATCGGGGCGGGGACGATGGGACGAGGGATCGCGTATGTGGCGCTGACCCACGGCGCCGAGGTCGTCCTTTACGATGTCGTGGAGGAAGCCCTGGAACGCGCCCGCGCCCAGATCGAAGGATGGCTGCAGGAGGCTTTGGCGAAGGGGCGCCTCGCGGAGGCGGAGGCCCGGAACGCCCGGGAGCGCCTGCGCCTCAGCGACCGCTTGGAGGCTCTCGCGGAGGCCGAGGTCGTCATCGAGGCGGCCCCGGAGGATCTGAACCTCAAGCAGGAGGTCTTCCGCCGGCTCGATGACCTCTGCCCTCCCACTGCCATCCTCGCTTCCAACACCTCCTCCCTCTCCATCACGGCCCTGGGGGCCGCCACCCGTCGGCCGGAGCGGGTGGCCGGCATGCACTTCTTCAACCCGGCCCCGGTCATGCGCCTGGTGGAAGTGGTGCGAGGCCTGGCTACGTCCGAGGAAACCGTGCGGGCGCTGGTCGATCTCGCCCGGCGCTGGGGCAAAACCCCCGTGGTGGTGAAGGACACGCCGGGGTTCATCGTGAACCGGGTGGCCCGGCCCTTCTACCTGGAGGCCCTGCGCCTGGTGGGAGAGGGCGTCGCCGATCCATCCACGGTGGACCGGATCATGCGGACCCTGGGGTTCCGGATGGGGCCCTTCGAGCTGATGGATCTCATCGGTCTGGATGTCAACTTAGCGGTCAGCGAGAGCGTCTATCGGGCCTTCTTCGAGGAGCCCCGCTTTCGCCCACACCCCTTGCAGCGCCAGATGGTCCAGGCCGGCCGTCTGGGCCGCAAAACCGGGAAAGGATGGTATGACTACGAGGGCTCACCGGCCTGA
- a CDS encoding 3-hydroxyacyl-CoA dehydrogenase family protein produces MGTQPLKERVLIVGAGILAEEIGAWCLEKGYPASVLTLEGWPAPELRPTLEAEARRSALAVEALPYPPEAKQALVEILDAALPPEALLLSLCLTVSATRVAGWTHHPGRVVGFALLPPLSLGLPVELAHPLPGDTGALERARAWWQALGLSPVVVQDAVGMVHPRILCALINEAAFAVMEGVAAPEDVDTAMKLGTNYPRGPLEWGDLIGLDLVVAILDALEAEHRSGVYRAAPLLRQMVRAGLLGRKTGRGFYRW; encoded by the coding sequence ATGGGAACCCAACCGCTGAAGGAGCGCGTGCTGATCGTGGGAGCGGGTATCCTCGCGGAGGAGATCGGCGCGTGGTGTCTGGAGAAAGGCTATCCGGCTTCCGTGCTGACTCTGGAGGGGTGGCCCGCGCCGGAGCTGCGCCCCACCCTGGAGGCGGAGGCGCGGCGGAGCGCCCTGGCAGTGGAGGCCTTGCCCTACCCCCCGGAGGCCAAGCAGGCTCTGGTGGAGATCCTGGACGCGGCCCTGCCCCCCGAGGCGCTGCTGCTGAGCCTCTGCCTCACCGTCTCCGCGACCCGGGTGGCGGGCTGGACCCATCATCCGGGCCGTGTGGTGGGGTTCGCCCTCCTGCCGCCCCTGAGCCTCGGTCTCCCGGTGGAGCTGGCCCATCCCCTTCCGGGGGATACCGGAGCGCTGGAGCGGGCGAGGGCCTGGTGGCAGGCGCTGGGCCTCTCCCCCGTGGTGGTTCAGGACGCGGTGGGGATGGTGCACCCGCGCATCCTGTGCGCCCTGATCAACGAGGCGGCCTTCGCGGTGATGGAAGGGGTAGCGGCCCCTGAGGACGTCGACACGGCGATGAAGCTGGGCACGAACTACCCTCGGGGACCCCTGGAGTGGGGGGACCTCATCGGCCTGGACCTGGTGGTGGCCATCCTGGATGCCCTGGAGGCGGAGCATCGAAGCGGTGTCTATCGGGCCGCCCCCTTGCTTCGCCAGATGGTCCGGGCCGGCCTCCTCGGCCGGAAGACCGGGAGGGGTTTTTATCGCTGGTGA
- a CDS encoding glycosyltransferase family 4 protein — protein MPEKPCVALIHYTAPPVVGGVEAVLARQARALAAAGYPVRIIAGVAAVDAPGVEAVAIPPMYGAHPDIAPLQAALMEGRLPGAFSQWRERLRRALQEALHGADVAILHNVCTMDKNLVLSAALYDLVTEDPRRWIGWHHDAVILRARAPRSPGEPWELLVRPWPVIHVTVSEARRQALAAAWGIPATRIHVIPNGVDLGAFFRWSACTRSLVEHLGLMAADAILLTPVRITRRKRLEEALAVLRHLRARTGWDARLVVTGPPGAHTPANRAYLEALRAQRAAWGLEGAAHFLYEHLGEGLPEETVADFYTLADAVLLTSEEEGFGLPVLEAGLARLPVFARELPPLRELGQEDVFLFPMEAPPEALAAAIAHFLETDPVARLRRRVRQQFDADRLIRERLIPLLEEMPS, from the coding sequence ATGCCGGAGAAGCCTTGCGTGGCTCTGATCCACTACACGGCCCCACCGGTGGTCGGCGGGGTGGAGGCCGTGCTCGCCCGCCAGGCCCGCGCCCTGGCGGCGGCCGGCTACCCCGTGCGGATCATCGCCGGCGTGGCGGCCGTGGATGCGCCCGGGGTGGAGGCGGTGGCCATCCCACCGATGTATGGAGCCCATCCGGACATTGCCCCTCTCCAGGCGGCGCTGATGGAGGGCCGCCTCCCGGGCGCTTTCTCTCAATGGCGGGAGCGGCTGCGTCGCGCCCTCCAGGAGGCCCTGCACGGGGCCGACGTGGCTATCCTCCACAACGTCTGTACCATGGATAAGAACCTCGTCCTCTCCGCTGCCCTCTATGATCTGGTCACCGAAGATCCCCGGCGCTGGATCGGATGGCACCACGATGCGGTGATCCTGCGGGCGAGGGCCCCGCGTTCCCCGGGCGAGCCGTGGGAGCTGCTCGTTCGGCCCTGGCCGGTGATCCACGTGACGGTCTCCGAGGCCCGTCGGCAGGCCCTGGCCGCCGCCTGGGGGATCCCGGCCACGCGCATCCACGTGATCCCGAACGGAGTGGACCTGGGGGCGTTCTTCCGCTGGAGCGCCTGCACGCGATCCCTGGTGGAACATCTGGGTCTCATGGCCGCCGACGCCATCCTCCTGACGCCGGTTCGCATCACCCGCCGCAAGCGGCTGGAGGAGGCCCTGGCGGTCCTCCGGCATTTGCGGGCCCGGACCGGATGGGATGCCCGGCTGGTGGTGACCGGCCCGCCGGGCGCCCACACGCCGGCCAACCGGGCCTATCTGGAAGCGCTGCGCGCCCAGCGGGCCGCGTGGGGGCTGGAGGGGGCGGCGCACTTCCTGTATGAACATCTGGGAGAGGGTTTGCCGGAGGAGACGGTGGCGGATTTCTACACGTTGGCGGACGCGGTGCTGCTCACCAGCGAGGAGGAGGGGTTTGGGCTGCCGGTCCTGGAGGCGGGCCTGGCGCGTCTGCCGGTGTTCGCCCGGGAGCTCCCCCCCTTGCGGGAGCTGGGCCAAGAGGATGTCTTCCTGTTTCCCATGGAGGCCCCCCCGGAGGCCCTCGCCGCTGCCATCGCCCACTTCCTGGAGACGGATCCGGTGGCCCGGCTGCGCCGCCGCGTCCGCCAGCAATTCGACGCCGATCGCCTGATCCGGGAGCGCCTGATCCCCCTGCTGGAAGAGATGCCCTCCTGA
- a CDS encoding DUF2281 domain-containing protein has translation MKTLEEMIRELPPELRQEVKDLIRSLLRRRQEPAPTLRQDWGGALKDYRDRFTALDLEQKALEWRGD, from the coding sequence GTGAAGACCCTGGAGGAGATGATCCGGGAGCTGCCCCCGGAGCTGCGGCAGGAGGTGAAGGATTTAATCCGTTCCCTGCTGCGTCGGAGGCAGGAACCCGCCCCGACCCTCCGTCAGGATTGGGGAGGGGCGTTGAAGGACTATCGCGACCGCTTCACCGCGCTGGATCTCGAACAGAAGGCGCTGGAGTGGCGGGGAGACTGA
- a CDS encoding PIN domain-containing protein yields MYLIDTNVWLERLLDQERGSDVARFLARIPSDRLAITDFAFHSIALVLIRLNRLEVLRAFVQDLFLDGAVRLIRLEPNEILEALRATEDFRLDFDDAYLYVAAEKHGLILVSFDADFDRTPRGRRTPAQVLAALAAGGS; encoded by the coding sequence ATGTATCTGATCGACACCAACGTGTGGCTGGAGCGGCTTCTGGATCAGGAAAGAGGATCCGACGTCGCGCGCTTCCTGGCTCGAATCCCTTCTGATCGCCTCGCGATCACCGATTTCGCCTTTCATTCCATCGCCCTCGTCCTGATCCGCCTGAACCGGCTGGAGGTGCTGCGCGCTTTCGTTCAGGATCTCTTCCTTGACGGTGCCGTCCGCCTGATCCGTCTGGAGCCGAACGAGATCCTCGAGGCCCTTCGGGCGACTGAGGACTTCCGGCTGGATTTCGATGATGCGTATCTATACGTAGCGGCGGAGAAGCATGGGCTTATCCTGGTGAGTTTCGATGCGGACTTCGACCGCACACCTCGGGGCCGTCGGACCCCCGCTCAGGTCCTGGCCGCCCTCGCCGCGGGCGGCTCCTGA
- a CDS encoding electron transfer flavoprotein subunit alpha/FixB family protein, whose translation MSGIWVWLEQFQGKIPSVAWEALGVARRLADAQGTAVTAVLMGDGIAALAEEAIAMGADEVRVMEHVALADFRLEPYLAALVPHIREGAPQAVLLPSTARGRELAGGLAAELGTAALVDVIEVSVEDQRITAVRPIYEGKLFARTYVERTPAILTVRGRAFPRPDPDPNRKGEIRPVAVALDPSAFPTQVLEWIQEAEGEISLNEARIVVGGGRGVGSPEGFEPLRELARALGAALGATRAVVDAGWIPYKYQVGQTGKTISPDLYIACGISGAIQHLSGLRGVKVIVAINKDPEAPIFKVARYGVVDDLFKIVPALTAELRRRGLARG comes from the coding sequence ATGAGCGGCATCTGGGTCTGGCTGGAGCAGTTCCAGGGGAAGATCCCCTCGGTGGCCTGGGAGGCCCTCGGGGTCGCCCGGCGCCTGGCGGACGCGCAGGGGACGGCGGTGACCGCCGTGTTGATGGGGGACGGGATCGCCGCCCTGGCGGAGGAAGCCATCGCCATGGGCGCGGATGAAGTGCGGGTGATGGAGCACGTCGCCCTGGCGGACTTCCGCCTGGAGCCTTATCTCGCCGCCCTCGTCCCCCACATCCGGGAAGGGGCTCCCCAGGCGGTCTTGCTCCCCTCCACCGCCCGGGGGCGAGAACTGGCGGGAGGGCTGGCCGCGGAGCTGGGCACCGCCGCCCTGGTGGATGTGATCGAGGTCTCGGTGGAAGACCAGCGGATCACAGCGGTCCGCCCGATCTATGAGGGCAAGCTGTTCGCCCGGACCTACGTCGAGCGCACGCCGGCCATCCTCACGGTTCGGGGACGGGCGTTCCCTCGGCCGGACCCGGATCCGAACCGGAAGGGGGAGATCCGGCCGGTCGCCGTGGCGCTGGACCCCTCCGCTTTCCCCACGCAGGTCCTGGAGTGGATCCAGGAGGCGGAGGGGGAGATCAGCCTGAACGAGGCCCGCATCGTGGTGGGGGGCGGGCGGGGCGTGGGCAGCCCGGAAGGCTTCGAGCCGCTGCGGGAGCTGGCCCGCGCCCTGGGGGCGGCCCTGGGAGCAACCCGCGCGGTGGTGGATGCCGGGTGGATCCCCTATAAGTATCAGGTGGGCCAGACCGGCAAGACCATCAGCCCCGATCTCTACATCGCCTGTGGGATCTCCGGGGCCATCCAGCACCTCTCCGGCCTGCGGGGGGTGAAGGTCATCGTGGCCATCAACAAGGACCCGGAGGCTCCGATCTTCAAGGTCGCCCGTTACGGAGTGGTGGACGATCTGTTCAAGATCGTCCCCGCCCTCACCGCCGAGCTCCGTCGCCGCGGGTTAGCCCGGGGCTGA
- a CDS encoding electron transfer flavoprotein subunit beta/FixA family protein: MHIVVPIKQTPDTTATLTVDASGRISWGDAPLIVNPWDEFAIEESLRLKEKFGGKVTVITMGPESAKEALKQAVAMGCDEAILLHDPAFEGSDAVVTATILAAAIRKLGAVDLVFMGKESVDGNSAQVPPALARRLGWPLLAYVGKIREIDPAGRTIVVERILEEGRQVVRAPLPAVLSAMQMNEPRYPSFMGIRKAARMQIPVWTAADLGLTPEQVGAAASAARWPSVFAPPKQEIQCEFIQGESPEEIARILVDRLLAEKVL, encoded by the coding sequence ATGCACATTGTGGTCCCGATCAAGCAAACCCCGGATACCACCGCGACCCTCACGGTGGATGCGTCCGGGCGTATCTCGTGGGGGGATGCGCCGCTGATTGTGAACCCCTGGGACGAGTTCGCCATTGAGGAGTCCCTGCGGTTGAAGGAGAAGTTCGGCGGCAAGGTCACCGTGATCACCATGGGGCCGGAATCCGCCAAGGAGGCCCTCAAGCAAGCGGTGGCCATGGGATGTGATGAAGCCATCCTCCTTCACGATCCCGCCTTCGAGGGTTCGGATGCGGTGGTCACGGCCACCATCCTGGCTGCCGCCATCCGCAAGCTGGGAGCGGTGGACCTGGTCTTCATGGGCAAGGAGAGCGTGGACGGGAACTCCGCCCAGGTCCCGCCCGCCCTCGCCCGCCGCCTCGGCTGGCCGCTGCTGGCCTACGTGGGGAAGATCCGCGAGATCGATCCCGCCGGGCGGACCATCGTGGTGGAGCGGATCCTGGAGGAGGGCCGCCAGGTGGTGCGGGCGCCCCTCCCGGCCGTCCTCAGCGCGATGCAGATGAACGAACCCCGCTATCCTTCCTTTATGGGCATCCGCAAGGCCGCCCGGATGCAGATCCCGGTCTGGACGGCCGCGGATCTGGGGCTGACGCCGGAACAGGTCGGCGCGGCCGCCTCCGCCGCCCGCTGGCCCTCCGTTTTCGCGCCCCCCAAGCAGGAGATCCAGTGTGAGTTCATCCAGGGCGAGTCCCCCGAGGAGATCGCCCGGATCCTGGTGGATCGCCTGCTCGCGGAGAAGGTGCTGTAA
- a CDS encoding acyl-CoA dehydrogenase family protein, whose protein sequence is MDFRLSDEHRMVQQMVREFAEREVRPVIKEHDRAQKPIPWLFERMAALGLLGICIPVKYGGAGMDYISLGLACEELERIDSSLRVVMSVHVALNSLSLLQWGTEEQKQRYLVPQAKGEKIAAYALTEPGAGSDAAAIRTTAKRQGDVYILNGEKTWISLADLADHFLVIAKTDPEKGHRGMSAFIVERSFPGVKTGTIHGKLGVRAGNTGWIVFENTPVPVENRLGEEGEGFYIAMAALDNGRYTVAAGATGLIRACLEASVKYANERMTFGRRIGEHQLVQEMIAKMAANYEIARLLYLRAGWMKNMGLRNTRETSLAKWFATEAAVQAALDAIQIHGAYGYSDEYDVERYLRNAKGEVIYEGTSQIHTILQAEYALGYRKDRPLRCELPAYDPEVWRAEPAVA, encoded by the coding sequence ATGGACTTCCGTCTGAGCGATGAGCACCGGATGGTCCAGCAGATGGTCCGCGAGTTCGCCGAGCGGGAGGTCCGCCCCGTCATCAAGGAACATGACCGCGCCCAGAAGCCCATCCCCTGGCTCTTCGAACGCATGGCCGCCCTGGGGCTGCTGGGGATCTGCATCCCCGTGAAATACGGCGGCGCAGGCATGGACTACATCTCCCTGGGGTTGGCTTGCGAGGAGCTGGAGCGCATCGACAGCTCCCTGCGCGTGGTGATGTCCGTCCACGTGGCCCTGAACTCCCTCTCCCTCTTGCAGTGGGGAACGGAGGAGCAGAAGCAACGCTATCTGGTCCCCCAGGCGAAGGGGGAGAAGATCGCCGCCTACGCCCTGACGGAGCCCGGCGCCGGCTCGGACGCGGCGGCCATCCGCACCACCGCAAAACGCCAGGGGGATGTCTACATCCTGAACGGGGAGAAGACCTGGATCAGCCTGGCCGACCTGGCCGATCACTTCCTGGTGATCGCCAAGACCGACCCGGAGAAGGGCCACCGCGGCATGTCGGCCTTCATCGTGGAGCGCTCCTTCCCCGGGGTGAAGACCGGGACGATCCACGGCAAGCTGGGGGTGCGGGCCGGGAACACCGGGTGGATCGTCTTCGAGAACACGCCGGTGCCCGTGGAGAACCGCCTGGGGGAGGAGGGGGAGGGCTTCTACATCGCCATGGCGGCCCTGGACAACGGGCGCTACACCGTGGCGGCGGGGGCCACCGGCCTGATCCGGGCCTGCCTGGAGGCCTCGGTGAAATACGCCAACGAGCGGATGACCTTCGGCCGGCGCATCGGGGAGCACCAGCTGGTCCAGGAGATGATCGCGAAGATGGCCGCCAACTACGAGATCGCCCGCCTCCTTTACCTGCGGGCGGGCTGGATGAAGAACATGGGCCTGCGGAACACCCGGGAGACCAGCCTGGCCAAATGGTTCGCCACCGAGGCCGCCGTCCAGGCCGCCCTGGACGCCATCCAGATCCACGGGGCTTACGGCTACAGCGACGAATACGATGTGGAGCGCTACCTGCGCAACGCCAAGGGGGAGGTGATCTACGAGGGCACCAGCCAGATCCACACTATCCTGCAGGCGGAATACGCCCTGGGCTACCGAAAGGACCGTCCGCTGCGCTGCGAACTGCCCGCCTACGACCCCGAGGTCTGGCGTGCGGAGCCGGCGGTGGCCTGA